From one Synechocystis sp. PCC 6803 substr. PCC-P genomic stretch:
- the proS gene encoding proline--tRNA ligase, with product MRLSQMLFVTLRDDPADAEIPSHKLLVRAGFIRRLGSGLYAYLPLIWRVLEKVKRIVQEEMNRTGAQECLLPQLQPSELWKMSGRWDTYTESEGIMFALRDRLERELGLGPTHEEVITAIAKEMIRSYRQLPVNLYQIQTKFRDEIRPRFGLMRGREFIMKDAYSFHSDEASLKATYGAMDQAYRNIFSRCGLDFRPVDADSGAIGGSGSQEFMVLADAGEDEILYTEDGLYSANVEKAVSLAPDAKPSPFSGYKKQSAPNTATIAKMCQCLDCDASNVVKNVLYQAVYNSGKAVLVLVSIRGDQEVNEVKLTNELTKLAPHYESTNILSLTVPDEKEQQKWAAKPLPLGYISPGISDDYIATNKQVADKFLRLVDQTAVDLTNFATGADAVDYHVTGANWSTDFTLPKLVVDVRKALAGDRPVHDPTGELKTARGIEVGHIFQLGTKYSQAMGATFTNEQGEEKPLVMGCYGIGVSRLAQAAVEQSYDKDGIIWPTAIAPYEVVIVVPNVGDEEQMQVAEQIYTEFQAAEVDVLLDDRNERAGVKFKDSELIGIPYRVVTGKSLKQGQLEVVKRADKSVQNLAIAAVVPTLTAWIKAEKKTS from the coding sequence ATGCGACTGTCCCAGATGCTCTTTGTCACCCTCAGAGACGATCCAGCGGATGCGGAAATCCCCAGTCATAAACTTCTGGTGCGGGCCGGTTTTATCCGTCGTTTGGGCAGTGGTCTATACGCCTACTTACCTCTGATATGGCGGGTGCTAGAAAAAGTGAAGCGCATTGTCCAGGAAGAAATGAATCGCACCGGGGCCCAGGAGTGCCTATTGCCCCAGCTACAGCCGTCGGAATTGTGGAAAATGTCAGGACGGTGGGATACCTACACAGAGTCCGAAGGAATTATGTTTGCCCTCCGGGATCGACTAGAACGGGAACTTGGTTTGGGCCCCACCCATGAAGAAGTAATCACGGCGATCGCCAAGGAAATGATCCGTTCCTATCGTCAATTGCCGGTGAATTTATACCAAATTCAGACCAAATTCCGGGATGAAATTCGTCCCCGTTTTGGGCTTATGCGGGGGCGGGAGTTCATTATGAAAGATGCCTATTCTTTCCACAGTGACGAAGCTAGTTTAAAGGCAACCTACGGGGCCATGGACCAGGCCTACAGAAATATTTTTAGCCGCTGTGGTCTAGATTTCCGGCCGGTGGATGCGGATTCCGGGGCGATCGGTGGTTCCGGTTCCCAGGAGTTTATGGTGCTGGCCGATGCCGGGGAAGATGAAATTCTCTACACCGAAGATGGTTTATATTCCGCCAATGTGGAAAAAGCAGTGTCCCTTGCCCCCGATGCTAAACCTTCCCCTTTTAGTGGTTATAAAAAACAGTCAGCCCCCAATACCGCCACGATCGCCAAGATGTGCCAATGCTTAGACTGTGATGCCAGCAATGTGGTGAAAAACGTTTTATATCAAGCGGTGTACAATTCCGGCAAAGCGGTTTTAGTGTTGGTAAGTATCCGGGGTGATCAAGAAGTTAATGAAGTTAAATTAACCAACGAGTTGACCAAACTAGCTCCCCATTATGAAAGCACTAATATTTTAAGTTTGACTGTTCCCGATGAAAAAGAACAGCAAAAATGGGCGGCAAAACCGTTACCTTTGGGTTATATTTCCCCCGGCATTAGTGATGATTACATTGCCACAAATAAACAAGTAGCAGACAAATTTCTCCGGCTGGTAGATCAAACCGCGGTGGATTTGACCAACTTTGCCACCGGCGCTGATGCAGTTGATTACCATGTTACTGGAGCCAACTGGAGCACCGACTTTACCCTGCCTAAATTGGTGGTGGATGTGCGTAAAGCTCTGGCTGGTGATCGCCCGGTCCATGACCCCACAGGGGAACTGAAAACTGCCCGGGGTATCGAAGTGGGGCATATTTTCCAATTGGGCACCAAATATTCCCAAGCCATGGGAGCTACCTTCACCAACGAACAGGGGGAAGAAAAACCTTTGGTGATGGGCTGTTACGGCATTGGCGTGTCCCGCTTAGCCCAGGCCGCCGTTGAGCAGAGTTACGATAAAGACGGCATTATTTGGCCCACGGCGATCGCCCCCTACGAAGTAGTCATTGTGGTACCCAATGTGGGGGACGAAGAACAAATGCAGGTGGCCGAGCAAATTTACACAGAATTCCAGGCCGCCGAGGTAGATGTGCTGCTGGATGACCGCAACGAACGGGCCGGGGTCAAATTTAAAGACTCTGAACTTATTGGCATTCCTTATCGGGTTGTCACCGGCAAATCCCTCAAACAAGGACAGCTAGAAGTGGTCAAGCGGGCCGATAAAAGTGTGCAAAATCTGGCGATCGCCGCCGTTGTCCCCACCTTAACTGCCTGGATCAAAGCAGAGAAAAAGACTAGTTAA
- a CDS encoding late competence development ComFB family protein produces the protein MDFLASESSAPVNAGVHVNVMETLVYEEIDKQLRFYPKNLRNYLNLTEVATYALNRLPPLYASSVKGVEEQRRVAARQYRSELTSAVRRAIAAVERDPLRSSEPIVSEIEVNYRGAENTLGQIQELLKRYNLLEPVNKEVTWDNCLPLLRQAFLKLTAVQSPTPPAINERRSMPLPPPPPIRTPAMDNRQIDPKNTLW, from the coding sequence ATGGATTTTCTCGCCTCCGAGTCCTCAGCCCCCGTCAATGCCGGCGTTCATGTCAATGTGATGGAAACGTTGGTCTATGAAGAGATTGATAAACAACTGCGTTTTTACCCCAAAAACTTGAGAAATTATCTCAATTTAACCGAGGTGGCAACCTACGCCCTCAATCGTTTACCGCCCCTCTATGCCTCCAGTGTGAAGGGAGTGGAAGAACAACGTCGGGTGGCGGCCCGCCAGTATCGCAGTGAGTTGACTTCCGCCGTTCGTCGGGCGATCGCCGCAGTGGAGAGGGACCCTTTACGAAGCTCTGAACCCATCGTTTCGGAAATTGAGGTGAATTATCGGGGAGCAGAAAATACCCTGGGACAAATTCAGGAATTGCTCAAACGCTACAACTTGTTGGAACCAGTTAACAAAGAAGTTACCTGGGACAATTGTTTACCTTTACTAAGGCAAGCCTTTTTGAAATTGACCGCTGTCCAATCCCCTACTCCTCCCGCCATTAATGAACGGCGATCGATGCCTTTGCCGCCCCCGCCCCCCATTAGAACTCCGGCCATGGATAACCGCCAGATTGACCCCAAAAATACCCTTTGGTAA
- a CDS encoding DUF3084 domain-containing protein has protein sequence MTSAYILVLSVLVLGGIIAALGDHLGSKVGKARLRLFKLRPRQTAVLLTVITGTLISASTLGILFTFSKSLREGVFQLDDILAQLRVAKTELEQASQAKEEIESELTAVREEQQLVQERSRELNRNYTKALQLLRRVSEQSRNLRQEVANLSAERAQLNEQKDSLLAESSELQSQVKLRDQELSKRQERIAQQEKVLARQREQVQSLEKRFASLEAQRQQLQAEINQRDTKIDQLDQAIAAKDNDIQAREEKLQGLETELSFLQREVEELERYYQDYQELRGQQIAILRGQLLAFGGLRVVSSEAVTGAVDQLLRQANRTALQLVKTPNMPVPDEPIVRVTTAQVDSITSQLQPGQEYVIRVLSAGNYVQEEREIRVFFDVVPNRQVFREAETIATISLESSDFSEVDVQKRIDYLLAAAQFRARREGILGPIQVEDGRIKTLIDFIEQLRRQADNPPNEVRAIAAEDTSVVGPLKIRIIALRGNQIMFEN, from the coding sequence ATGACCAGTGCCTATATTCTGGTTCTTTCTGTCCTAGTTTTGGGCGGAATCATTGCTGCGCTGGGGGATCATTTGGGCAGTAAGGTGGGCAAAGCTCGCCTACGTCTGTTTAAACTGCGACCCCGACAGACGGCGGTATTGTTGACGGTGATTACTGGCACTCTGATTTCCGCTTCCACCCTGGGGATTTTGTTTACTTTTAGTAAATCCTTACGAGAGGGGGTGTTTCAACTAGATGATATTTTGGCGCAGTTGCGGGTGGCCAAAACAGAATTGGAACAGGCTAGCCAAGCGAAAGAAGAAATTGAATCGGAACTTACGGCTGTACGCGAAGAGCAACAATTGGTGCAGGAGCGCAGTCGGGAGCTGAATCGAAACTATACCAAAGCTTTGCAGTTATTGCGCCGGGTATCGGAACAATCCCGTAATTTGCGCCAGGAGGTGGCTAACCTTTCAGCGGAAAGGGCTCAATTGAACGAACAAAAGGACTCACTATTAGCGGAATCTTCAGAACTTCAGAGTCAGGTAAAACTGAGGGATCAAGAATTATCCAAGCGTCAGGAACGCATTGCCCAACAGGAAAAAGTCCTTGCCCGTCAGCGGGAACAGGTGCAATCTTTGGAGAAAAGGTTTGCTTCTTTGGAGGCCCAGCGCCAACAGTTACAAGCTGAAATTAATCAACGGGACACCAAAATTGATCAACTCGACCAGGCGATCGCCGCTAAAGATAATGACATCCAGGCCCGGGAAGAAAAGTTACAGGGGCTAGAAACAGAACTAAGTTTCCTGCAGAGGGAAGTGGAAGAACTCGAACGCTATTATCAAGATTACCAAGAGCTGCGGGGGCAACAAATTGCCATTCTGCGGGGTCAGTTATTGGCCTTTGGTGGTCTAAGGGTGGTAAGTAGCGAAGCTGTCACTGGTGCCGTGGATCAATTGTTGCGCCAGGCTAATCGCACTGCTCTACAACTGGTTAAAACCCCCAATATGCCCGTGCCCGATGAACCCATTGTCCGGGTGACCACCGCCCAGGTGGATAGTATTACAAGCCAACTCCAACCAGGCCAGGAATATGTTATTCGGGTGCTATCAGCGGGGAATTATGTGCAGGAAGAAAGGGAAATTCGGGTCTTTTTTGACGTGGTGCCCAACCGCCAAGTTTTTCGAGAAGCGGAAACCATTGCCACCATTTCCCTCGAATCCTCCGACTTTAGCGAAGTTGATGTCCAAAAACGGATTGATTATCTCCTGGCTGCCGCCCAATTCCGTGCCCGTCGGGAAGGTATTTTGGGCCCGATACAAGTGGAGGATGGGCGCATTAAAACTTTGATTGATTTTATCGAACAACTGCGCCGTCAGGCCGATAATCCCCCCAATGAAGTCCGGGCGATCGCCGCTGAGGATACATCGGTGGTCGGACCGTTAAAGATCAGAATTATTGCTTTGCGGGGCAATCAAATTATGTTTGAGAATTAA
- the ntcA gene encoding global nitrogen regulator NtcA: MDQSLTQDRPLAAVFRRLGSELMPPVVETFDRSKTIFFPGDPAERVYFLLKGAVKLSRVYEAGEEITVALLRENSVFGVLSLVTGQRSDRFYHAVAFTPVELLSAPIEQVEQALKEHPDLSLLMLQGLSSRILQTEMMIETLAHRDMGSRLVSFLLILCRDFGVPAPDGIRIDLKLSHQAIAEAIGSTRVTVTRLLGDLREGNMISITKKKITVHNPVALSQQFT, translated from the coding sequence ATGGATCAGTCCCTAACCCAAGATCGTCCCCTAGCGGCAGTGTTTCGACGCTTAGGCAGTGAGTTGATGCCCCCGGTGGTGGAAACGTTTGATCGGAGTAAAACAATTTTTTTTCCTGGGGATCCGGCGGAACGGGTTTATTTTTTGCTCAAGGGGGCTGTTAAGTTATCTAGGGTTTACGAAGCCGGGGAAGAAATTACCGTCGCTCTGTTGAGGGAGAACAGTGTTTTTGGGGTGTTATCATTAGTTACCGGGCAACGTTCTGACCGTTTTTACCACGCAGTGGCTTTTACCCCGGTGGAGTTACTGTCTGCCCCCATTGAACAGGTGGAACAGGCTCTCAAGGAGCATCCCGACCTGTCATTGTTGATGTTACAGGGGCTTTCTTCCCGCATTCTCCAGACGGAAATGATGATTGAAACCCTAGCCCACCGGGATATGGGTTCTCGTTTGGTTAGTTTTTTGCTGATTCTCTGTCGAGATTTTGGTGTACCTGCCCCGGACGGCATTCGCATTGACCTCAAGTTATCCCATCAGGCGATCGCCGAAGCCATTGGTTCCACCAGGGTAACGGTGACTAGGCTCCTAGGAGATCTGCGGGAGGGTAATATGATCTCCATCACGAAAAAGAAAATTACCGTCCATAACCCCGTTGCTCTCAGTCAACAGTTTACCTAA
- a CDS encoding alpha/beta hydrolase has translation MEKKITLRWGQWQQNCLELAQVSCPLLQSSNLVDPPPLINLDIASMVTFPLNLRRWLQSVCLGALTAIAVQLPGKTAENIFFTYGPIKLTVRVESLERFVQDGTVDSNLSFLFNLVGASEEKLAKLREIMGLRAEVDPVVLSNFFNTSLGEDSLARAAVILNAPWGANSKYGIRAAIVQAAEDPEGGLSLINFIKKYPTDIHFQGEVVEERARAVELLVKASEHFIDKMIALSEIEAASEGDINFSALPDPTEMGPYGVAPKETWWLNDQSRNRRFYVDVYRPQRWKEGKTPVLVFSHGLASRPEDFDNAAEKMASYGFVVALPQHPGSDILQAQALLNRTSRQGYYPTEFIDRPKDISYVIDELERRNASEFGDRLNLTQVGVGGHSFGGYGALAVAGATIDWDFLKSECRIGQGVPNTALLLQCDALTLPRSDYDFRDPRVVAVLAANPVNSAIFGVSGLHKVTVPVLLLGGSYDPATPFVLEQARSFPRLASRDKYLTLMEGQAHVDFSKIDANIKNVVESVEAVSLKLPDPNLLHTYGSAVMVPFFQLYVAGDESFRPLVENGAAHAAYLSRDQEFKFYLISQKSEGALIKDIEEFRRTNGLTPPPNEFPPQTISDNF, from the coding sequence ATGGAGAAAAAAATAACTTTACGTTGGGGGCAATGGCAACAAAATTGCCTAGAATTAGCTCAGGTTTCTTGCCCACTGCTCCAGTCCAGCAACTTGGTTGATCCCCCCCCTTTAATTAATCTCGATATAGCTTCCATGGTCACTTTTCCCTTAAACCTCCGTCGTTGGCTGCAGTCCGTTTGTTTGGGAGCCCTCACGGCGATCGCCGTTCAATTGCCGGGCAAAACTGCGGAAAATATCTTTTTCACCTACGGGCCAATCAAGTTGACGGTGCGGGTGGAATCCCTAGAAAGATTTGTGCAGGATGGCACTGTGGATTCCAATCTCAGCTTTTTATTTAATCTGGTGGGAGCTTCCGAAGAAAAATTAGCAAAATTAAGGGAAATTATGGGGCTCCGGGCAGAGGTGGACCCCGTTGTGCTGAGTAACTTTTTTAACACCAGCCTGGGGGAAGATTCCCTGGCTAGGGCAGCGGTGATTCTCAATGCCCCCTGGGGAGCTAACTCCAAATATGGTATTCGGGCCGCAATTGTGCAGGCAGCCGAGGATCCAGAAGGGGGACTAAGCCTCATCAATTTCATCAAAAAGTATCCCACCGATATCCATTTCCAAGGGGAAGTGGTGGAAGAACGGGCCCGGGCGGTGGAACTGCTAGTTAAAGCTTCCGAACACTTCATTGATAAGATGATTGCCCTCTCGGAAATTGAGGCGGCTTCAGAAGGGGATATCAACTTTAGTGCTTTACCAGATCCCACTGAAATGGGCCCCTACGGTGTGGCCCCCAAAGAAACCTGGTGGTTAAACGACCAAAGTCGTAACCGTCGTTTTTACGTGGATGTTTACCGCCCCCAACGCTGGAAAGAAGGCAAAACACCAGTTTTAGTTTTTTCCCATGGTTTGGCTTCCCGTCCGGAAGATTTCGACAATGCGGCGGAGAAAATGGCCTCCTATGGTTTTGTGGTGGCTTTGCCCCAGCATCCCGGCAGTGACATTCTCCAGGCCCAAGCTTTACTCAATCGCACTTCTCGCCAGGGTTACTATCCCACCGAGTTTATTGACCGGCCCAAGGATATTAGCTACGTCATTGATGAGTTGGAACGTCGCAATGCCAGTGAGTTCGGCGATCGCCTTAACTTGACCCAGGTAGGGGTGGGGGGCCACTCCTTTGGGGGTTATGGCGCGTTAGCTGTGGCCGGGGCCACCATTGACTGGGATTTTTTGAAATCGGAATGTCGCATTGGCCAAGGAGTCCCCAACACGGCCCTGTTATTGCAATGCGATGCCCTAACCCTGCCCCGGTCCGATTATGACTTCCGAGACCCCCGGGTAGTGGCAGTGCTGGCGGCCAATCCTGTTAACAGTGCGATCTTTGGCGTATCGGGACTGCATAAGGTTACGGTCCCAGTTCTATTGCTTGGGGGCAGTTATGATCCAGCCACTCCTTTTGTGTTGGAACAGGCCCGTTCTTTCCCTCGCTTGGCCAGTCGTGATAAGTATCTAACTTTGATGGAAGGGCAAGCCCACGTAGATTTCTCCAAAATTGATGCCAATATCAAAAACGTGGTCGAGTCAGTGGAAGCAGTCAGTTTGAAATTGCCTGATCCAAACCTACTCCACACCTATGGTTCTGCTGTCATGGTGCCCTTTTTCCAGTTGTATGTAGCTGGGGACGAAAGTTTCCGCCCCCTAGTGGAGAACGGAGCCGCCCATGCCGCCTATTTGAGTCGGGATCAAGAATTCAAGTTTTATCTAATTAGCCAAAAATCCGAGGGAGCTTTAATTAAGGACATTGAGGAGTTCCGCCGCACCAACGGTCTGACTCCTCCTCCCAATGAGTTTCCCCCCCAAACCATTTCCGATAATTTTTAA
- the hpnH gene encoding adenosyl-hopene transferase HpnH, which translates to MAGFSRVILFGNNQKFRWCEKIMAVSLKQALVVGSYIVGQRLQGKKRFPLVLMLEPLFRCNLACQGCGKIQHPTEILKQNLSPEDCFRAVEECGAPVVSIPGGEPLLHPQIDEIVRGLVARRKFIYLCTNAILLEKSLDKFQPSPYLTFSVHLDGPREHHDKCVDRQGVFDKAVAAIKAAKAKGFRVTTNTTVFEGANVAKMQAFFDYLQTLGIDGMMISPGYSYEWAPDQDHFLKRDQTKALFRELLAPWNKGKKAWNFNHNPLFLDFLMGEKDYDCTPWGSPSYSVLGWQKPCYLLNEGYYQSFQELLEETRWENYGPKSNNPQCQDCMVHCGYEPTAALDALHPANMGRAMGSLISA; encoded by the coding sequence ATGGCAGGGTTTTCCCGTGTCATACTTTTCGGTAATAATCAGAAATTTAGGTGGTGTGAAAAAATCATGGCTGTATCCCTTAAGCAAGCCCTAGTAGTAGGCAGCTACATTGTTGGTCAGCGGCTCCAGGGCAAAAAGCGGTTCCCCCTAGTGCTGATGCTAGAACCCCTATTCCGCTGTAACCTGGCCTGCCAAGGCTGTGGAAAAATTCAACATCCCACGGAAATTCTCAAGCAAAATCTCTCCCCAGAAGATTGCTTTCGGGCAGTGGAGGAATGCGGTGCCCCGGTGGTATCCATTCCCGGTGGTGAACCTCTGCTCCATCCTCAAATTGATGAAATTGTCCGGGGCTTGGTGGCCCGCCGGAAATTCATTTATCTTTGCACCAACGCAATTTTGTTGGAAAAAAGCCTCGACAAATTCCAGCCTTCCCCTTATCTGACTTTCAGCGTCCATCTCGATGGCCCCAGGGAACACCACGATAAATGTGTCGATCGCCAAGGGGTATTTGATAAAGCTGTTGCAGCCATTAAAGCAGCTAAGGCCAAAGGATTCCGGGTTACCACCAACACCACCGTGTTTGAAGGGGCCAACGTGGCAAAAATGCAGGCATTTTTTGACTATCTGCAAACCCTGGGCATTGACGGCATGATGATCTCCCCAGGCTATAGCTACGAGTGGGCACCGGATCAAGACCATTTCCTCAAACGGGATCAGACCAAAGCCCTGTTCCGAGAACTACTAGCTCCCTGGAATAAAGGTAAAAAAGCCTGGAATTTTAACCACAATCCCCTCTTTTTAGACTTTCTCATGGGGGAAAAGGATTACGATTGCACCCCCTGGGGTAGCCCTAGCTACAGCGTGCTCGGTTGGCAAAAACCCTGCTACCTACTCAACGAAGGTTATTACCAAAGTTTCCAAGAACTACTGGAAGAAACAAGATGGGAAAATTACGGTCCCAAAAGCAACAATCCCCAATGCCAGGATTGCATGGTCCACTGTGGCTATGAACCCACCGCGGCCCTCGATGCCCTCCACCCGGCCAATATGGGTCGGGCCATGGGCAGTTTAATCAGCGCCTAG
- a CDS encoding glycosyltransferase family 4 protein → MHIAWLGKKTPFCGNVTYGREVTNALLDRGHQVSFLHFAQEEEGEPLAENGCAEVALPFLFKSTVYTIPTPRSSRVLTDALAKLKPDLVHASLTLSPLDFRLPEICEELGLPLIATFHPPFDSKLRNFSSSTQFLTYQLYAPSLAQYDKVIIFSRLQRNLLLKLGVPRQRLAIIPNGVAVERYCPGQNDLKKEYQAERLFIYLGRIAPEKNVEALLKGWKFSDMGPHCKLLMVGDGILKSTLQTHYGPEMGVHWLGFVADELTRIQLLRAADAFILPSLVEGLSLSLLEAMACGTACVATDAGADGEVLENGAGIVLKTQGVTAQLKILLPLLRDHPEITDLLGRKARERVLERYTFAANMVQLESLYKTLVPHQAHSTNLSSYFYLLE, encoded by the coding sequence ATGCATATTGCTTGGTTAGGAAAAAAAACGCCCTTTTGCGGCAATGTAACCTACGGTCGGGAAGTAACCAATGCATTACTAGACCGGGGCCATCAGGTCAGCTTTTTGCATTTTGCCCAGGAGGAGGAGGGAGAACCCCTGGCGGAAAATGGTTGCGCGGAAGTGGCCTTACCGTTTCTATTTAAATCAACCGTTTATACCATCCCTACCCCCCGCTCCAGCCGGGTTTTAACCGATGCCCTGGCCAAGTTAAAGCCGGATTTGGTGCACGCCTCCTTAACCCTTTCTCCCCTGGATTTTCGTTTGCCGGAAATTTGTGAAGAATTGGGCTTACCTTTAATTGCCACCTTCCATCCCCCCTTTGACAGTAAGCTACGCAATTTTTCCTCCAGTACCCAGTTTTTGACCTACCAACTCTATGCCCCCTCCTTGGCCCAGTACGATAAGGTAATCATCTTTTCCCGACTACAGCGGAACCTTTTACTCAAGTTGGGGGTGCCCCGGCAACGCCTGGCCATCATTCCCAATGGGGTTGCGGTGGAGCGCTATTGTCCAGGGCAAAATGACCTGAAAAAAGAGTACCAGGCCGAACGGTTATTCATTTATCTGGGACGCATTGCCCCGGAAAAGAACGTGGAAGCTCTGCTCAAAGGTTGGAAATTTTCCGACATGGGCCCCCATTGCAAACTGCTGATGGTGGGGGACGGCATTTTAAAATCGACTCTGCAAACCCACTACGGCCCGGAAATGGGAGTCCATTGGTTGGGCTTCGTGGCCGATGAATTGACCAGGATTCAACTGTTGCGGGCTGCCGATGCCTTTATTTTGCCTTCCTTGGTGGAGGGTTTATCCCTATCTTTATTGGAAGCCATGGCCTGTGGCACAGCCTGTGTGGCCACCGACGCTGGAGCGGATGGGGAAGTGCTGGAAAATGGGGCGGGCATTGTGCTCAAAACCCAGGGGGTGACTGCCCAACTCAAAATTCTTTTGCCGCTACTACGGGACCATCCAGAGATTACGGATTTGTTGGGACGCAAAGCGAGGGAAAGGGTGTTGGAGCGCTACACCTTTGCGGCCAATATGGTGCAATTGGAATCCCTCTATAAAACTTTGGTGCCCCACCAAGCCCATTCTACGAACCTAAGTTCCTATTTTTATCTGCTGGAATGA
- a CDS encoding TrkH family potassium uptake protein, whose translation MTISRTICLGFIAAIAGGTLLLLMPLATSTGEWGNPLVALFTATSAVCVTGLSVVDVNKYFSFWGELTVMLLAQLGGLGYMTLTTFLMILIGRKFDLQQRFAIQESFDHRFAQGSNNLIKSVIATTLIFEVTGTIVLFFVFLQDYPPPRALWYAVFHSVSAFNNAGFSLFADNLIGYQTSVPLNLTVSALIIFGGIGYQVIIESYFWLVRKVKKSQRPFAFSLNLRVVVRVTIFLLLLGFFGILILEAQGNRAFAQFSFQDRLLVAWFQSVTTRTAGFNTIDLNELSSTSLVLVMLLMFIGASPSGTGGGIKTTTFAILANCTRSALRGQERVIIDDRCIPPQLILKAIAVVFGSMVTVISSISLLIFLESEQEAVSLAFEAVSAFATVGLSLGTTPELKPLSQLVLIVTMFIGRVGITILMAAIVGDPKPSLIKYPEENLLVG comes from the coding sequence ATGACTATTTCCCGTACCATTTGCCTTGGTTTCATTGCGGCGATCGCCGGGGGAACATTACTGTTGCTGATGCCCCTTGCCACCAGTACTGGGGAGTGGGGTAATCCCTTGGTGGCTTTGTTTACTGCCACTTCCGCTGTTTGTGTGACGGGGCTCAGTGTGGTGGATGTGAACAAGTACTTTTCCTTTTGGGGAGAATTGACTGTCATGTTGCTGGCCCAGTTGGGGGGGTTGGGCTACATGACCCTGACCACTTTTTTGATGATCCTGATTGGGCGCAAATTTGACCTCCAGCAACGGTTTGCCATCCAAGAATCCTTTGACCATCGTTTTGCCCAGGGCAGCAATAATTTAATCAAATCAGTCATTGCCACCACGCTAATTTTTGAAGTTACTGGTACTATAGTTCTTTTTTTTGTTTTCCTTCAGGACTATCCTCCCCCCCGGGCCCTTTGGTATGCCGTTTTCCACAGCGTCAGTGCTTTTAATAATGCTGGTTTTAGTCTTTTTGCCGATAACTTAATCGGCTATCAAACCTCCGTGCCCCTTAATTTGACCGTTTCAGCCCTAATTATTTTTGGTGGCATTGGCTACCAGGTAATTATCGAGTCCTATTTCTGGTTAGTGCGAAAGGTAAAAAAATCCCAACGACCCTTTGCCTTTTCCCTTAACCTACGGGTGGTGGTGCGGGTGACTATTTTCCTGCTGTTGTTAGGCTTTTTCGGCATTCTGATTTTAGAGGCCCAGGGCAATCGAGCTTTTGCTCAGTTTTCTTTCCAGGATCGTTTACTGGTCGCCTGGTTCCAGTCGGTGACTACCCGGACAGCGGGCTTTAACACCATTGATTTGAATGAGCTGAGTTCTACTAGTTTGGTGCTGGTGATGTTGTTGATGTTCATTGGGGCTAGTCCCAGTGGCACCGGCGGCGGAATCAAAACCACCACCTTTGCCATTTTGGCCAACTGCACCCGGTCAGCTCTGCGGGGCCAGGAAAGGGTAATTATTGATGACCGCTGTATTCCACCCCAGTTAATTCTCAAGGCGATCGCCGTGGTGTTTGGTTCGATGGTGACGGTGATTTCCAGCATAAGTTTGTTGATTTTCCTGGAGTCGGAGCAGGAAGCGGTGTCCTTGGCATTTGAAGCGGTGTCTGCCTTTGCCACAGTAGGGCTTTCCTTGGGCACTACCCCAGAGCTAAAACCCCTTTCCCAACTGGTCTTAATTGTCACCATGTTCATTGGTCGGGTGGGCATTACCATTTTGATGGCGGCGATCGTGGGGGATCCTAAGCCAAGTTTGATTAAATATCCAGAGGAAAATTTGCTGGTAGGCTAA